Proteins found in one Natronococcus occultus SP4 genomic segment:
- a CDS encoding alpha/beta fold hydrolase: MTNENQTPADTPSPGASHVQTGIGTNYYTEELHGPLEFFSMDTFELEEGETLRNCTIAYATFGELNDAKDNAVLFPHMYSGTSKDMEMYISEDAAVDPNEYFVILPNQIGNGLSMSPHNTPPPYGQGDFPKVRISDDIRAQHRLVTEEFGIDELQLVLGWSMGAQQTYEWAVRYPEMVKRAAPIGGTARNPVISRLLVDALTDAIKSDPNWDEGYYSDPRDVRRGLQRHARIWAIIGASDALYRQEKWRDVGFSSLSDFMHAFWDEWFLPMDPNNLLCMAWKWQNADVSRITDGDLEAALNRIEAKTYVMPFEQDMFFTVESCQHEEEMIPDSELRSIPTPWGHFGMLGLDPTDKEFIEERIQELLDESV; the protein is encoded by the coding sequence ATGACCAATGAAAACCAGACACCAGCCGACACACCCTCACCAGGAGCCAGTCACGTCCAAACCGGAATCGGAACCAACTATTACACCGAAGAACTCCACGGTCCGCTCGAGTTCTTCTCGATGGATACCTTCGAACTCGAAGAAGGTGAGACACTCAGGAACTGTACGATCGCATACGCGACCTTCGGCGAACTAAACGACGCGAAGGACAACGCTGTGCTGTTCCCGCATATGTATTCGGGAACGAGCAAGGACATGGAGATGTATATTAGCGAAGACGCAGCAGTTGATCCAAATGAGTACTTCGTTATCTTACCGAATCAGATCGGTAACGGGTTATCGATGTCCCCGCATAACACGCCACCGCCATATGGACAGGGGGACTTCCCGAAAGTGCGTATCAGCGATGACATTCGGGCCCAGCATCGACTCGTCACAGAGGAATTCGGTATCGACGAGTTGCAACTTGTGCTGGGTTGGTCGATGGGCGCCCAGCAAACCTACGAATGGGCCGTTCGGTATCCGGAAATGGTCAAACGGGCGGCGCCGATCGGTGGCACAGCACGAAACCCCGTTATCAGCCGGTTGCTGGTCGATGCGCTGACTGACGCCATCAAATCGGACCCGAACTGGGACGAGGGGTACTATTCTGATCCACGCGACGTCAGGCGAGGGCTACAACGTCATGCCCGGATCTGGGCGATCATCGGCGCCAGTGACGCATTGTATCGACAAGAGAAATGGCGCGACGTCGGCTTTTCTTCATTGAGCGATTTCATGCACGCGTTCTGGGACGAGTGGTTCCTTCCAATGGACCCGAACAACCTGCTCTGCATGGCGTGGAAATGGCAGAACGCCGACGTCAGTCGCATCACGGATGGCGACCTCGAAGCAGCGCTCAACCGTATCGAAGCGAAGACCTACGTGATGCCGTTCGAGCAGGACATGTTCTTCACGGTCGAAAGCTGCCAGCACGAAGAAGAGATGATTCCCGATAGCGAACTCCGTTCGATTCCTACCCCATGGGGACATTTCGGAATGCTTGGGCTTGATCCTACAGATAAGGAATTCATCGAGGAGAGGATTCAGGAACTTCTCGACGAATCCGTGTAG
- a CDS encoding amidase, with translation MTEKVKRRSSKDGLTNEEEIETSAHSSVFGRRSVLKAAGVAGAGSLVASTAAVGTSGSESFDLLETTVAEVHAAFEAGELTSRELTERYIERIDAYDDELNSVITVNEGAISRAEELDEAFAESGSVGPLHGIPLMVKDIFNTADLPTSGGNVLFEDTVPHTNAFVVERLREAGAIVLAKVNTGEFASGSLSSLGGQTFNPYDTERSPSGSSAGTGASVAANLGTIGIGTETSGSILGPSTANSLVGIQPTTGLISRDGIIPLSSTLDTAGPMTRTVADAARLLDVMVGYDPADRVTAEGASNIPEEPYMSFLEPGGLEGVRVGVPRGLIPDDPEETGIDVGQPAQVVERFESGLETIEACGATVVDPVEIPEELQEIAGELALDLITYEYRREFNAYLESLGDAAPVNSMQEVLDSETIEGSILGLFEAALEVDLEELDENVDYLGALRDQQTLREGMFAVLADDNLDALVYPTDNRTPAVVGEDREIPDAISPTMRTFSPAANFPSITVPAGYTSDPALPVGLSFLSRPFAEPDLIGMAAAYERASDLRRPPEGFGAL, from the coding sequence ATGACGGAAAAAGTAAAAAGAAGGTCAAGCAAAGATGGATTGACAAACGAAGAGGAAATCGAGACCTCGGCTCACAGCTCGGTCTTCGGCCGGCGGTCCGTGCTGAAAGCCGCGGGCGTCGCCGGCGCCGGGAGTCTGGTAGCTAGCACCGCTGCCGTGGGAACATCGGGGTCCGAGTCGTTCGATCTGCTCGAGACGACCGTCGCGGAGGTACATGCGGCATTCGAAGCCGGCGAACTGACTTCACGGGAACTCACCGAACGCTACATCGAGCGGATCGACGCCTACGACGACGAACTCAACTCGGTCATCACGGTCAACGAAGGCGCGATCAGCCGGGCCGAGGAACTCGACGAAGCATTCGCGGAGTCAGGCTCTGTTGGTCCGCTCCACGGCATCCCGTTGATGGTCAAGGACATCTTCAACACGGCGGACCTACCGACGTCGGGCGGGAACGTCCTGTTCGAAGACACGGTCCCACACACGAACGCCTTCGTCGTCGAGCGCCTTCGTGAGGCCGGTGCAATCGTCCTCGCGAAGGTGAACACGGGAGAGTTCGCCTCCGGCTCGCTGAGTTCGCTCGGCGGCCAGACGTTCAACCCCTACGACACGGAGCGGAGTCCGTCGGGCTCGAGCGCGGGGACGGGAGCATCGGTCGCGGCGAACCTCGGGACAATCGGCATCGGGACGGAGACGAGCGGATCGATACTAGGCCCATCGACAGCAAACTCCCTGGTCGGGATCCAGCCGACGACGGGGCTGATCAGCCGTGACGGGATCATCCCGCTCAGCAGCACACTCGACACCGCGGGACCGATGACCCGAACCGTCGCCGACGCCGCACGGCTGCTCGACGTCATGGTCGGCTACGATCCGGCGGATCGCGTCACCGCCGAAGGGGCCAGTAATATCCCCGAGGAGCCGTACATGTCGTTCCTCGAACCCGGCGGACTCGAGGGCGTCCGAGTCGGTGTTCCTCGCGGGCTCATCCCCGATGATCCCGAAGAGACCGGGATCGACGTCGGACAGCCTGCACAGGTCGTCGAGCGCTTCGAATCAGGTCTCGAGACGATCGAAGCCTGCGGTGCGACGGTCGTTGATCCCGTCGAGATTCCTGAGGAGCTCCAGGAAATCGCGGGCGAGCTAGCCCTCGACCTCATCACCTACGAGTACCGCCGCGAGTTCAACGCCTACCTTGAGAGTCTCGGCGACGCGGCGCCGGTCAATTCGATGCAGGAGGTCCTCGATTCCGAGACGATCGAAGGGTCGATCCTCGGACTGTTCGAGGCGGCCCTCGAGGTCGACCTGGAGGAACTCGACGAGAACGTCGATTATCTGGGGGCACTGCGAGACCAGCAAACGCTCCGTGAGGGGATGTTCGCCGTGTTGGCCGACGACAACCTCGACGCGCTCGTCTACCCCACGGACAACCGCACGCCGGCGGTCGTCGGTGAGGACCGGGAGATTCCCGACGCGATAAGCCCCACTATGCGGACGTTTAGCCCCGCAGCCAACTTCCCCAGCATCACCGTCCCCGCGGGGTACACCTCTGATCCCGCGCTTCCGGTCGGACTCTCGTTTCTCTCGCGGCCGTTCGCCGAACCGGACTTGATCGGGATGGCCGCAGCCTATGAACGGGCCTCGGACCTGCGCCGTCCACCCGAAGGGTTCGGCGCGCTGTAG
- a CDS encoding DUF7342 family protein, producing MPRLAKRADCSAESTRTSFYADFGIVVRHEDRPVGYERNDDYFEWRRVNELTQENTVDELQAHASELTDRVTEYRDDYGVDSPTEVDVLDLMRNGLTRCRRNSVIGPPSPRSVASTNVPRKSRRLDDLVAQLR from the coding sequence CTGCCGAGACTTGCCAAGCGAGCGGACTGTTCGGCAGAGTCGACGCGGACGTCCTTCTACGCGGACTTTGGCATTGTTGTTCGGCACGAGGATCGGCCGGTCGGGTACGAACGCAACGACGACTATTTTGAATGGCGGCGGGTCAACGAGTTGACCCAGGAGAATACGGTCGACGAGTTGCAAGCCCACGCGTCGGAGCTGACCGATCGGGTTACGGAGTACCGCGATGACTACGGTGTCGACTCACCCACGGAGGTCGACGTCCTCGATTTGATGCGGAACGGGTTAACGAGGTGTAGACGGAATTCGGTGATTGGTCCACCGTCACCGAGGAGCGTCGCCTCCACGAACGTACCCAGAAAAAGTCGCCGACTCGACGACCTCGTCGCACAGTTGAGATGA
- a CDS encoding TetR/AcrR family transcriptional regulator: MSNSDQFVAEQTDTVDVIMQSTYCVLQEHGYANLSIAKIADEAELSKSALYNHYDGKNELLLDFLSRFLDWFLESLSDGETQDPQEDLMRLIDLFSIDPGAESNSIGGVLDETAIDAFIELRAQAIHDEAFRRELLREDEAIHDRIVQIIRRGIADGVFRDVDPDSVAEFILTVLEGALFRYSLMNDATARDVYDQLDEYIDAQLKKRSLE; this comes from the coding sequence ATGTCGAATTCCGATCAATTTGTTGCAGAGCAGACCGACACCGTCGACGTTATTATGCAGTCGACCTACTGTGTGCTACAGGAACACGGCTACGCTAACCTCTCGATCGCAAAGATTGCAGACGAAGCAGAATTGAGTAAATCTGCGCTCTACAACCACTACGATGGAAAAAACGAGCTCTTGCTCGATTTTTTGAGTCGGTTTCTCGACTGGTTTCTCGAATCGCTTTCCGATGGTGAGACGCAAGACCCACAGGAAGACCTCATGAGGCTTATCGATCTCTTCTCGATTGATCCAGGTGCTGAATCCAACTCGATCGGTGGTGTTCTCGACGAAACGGCTATCGATGCCTTCATCGAACTCAGGGCACAGGCCATCCACGACGAGGCATTTCGGCGCGAATTGCTTCGGGAGGACGAAGCGATTCACGATCGCATCGTACAGATCATTCGACGTGGAATTGCGGACGGTGTCTTTCGAGATGTCGATCCAGATTCGGTTGCCGAATTCATTCTGACCGTCCTCGAAGGTGCGCTGTTTCGCTACTCGCTGATGAACGACGCTACTGCTCGGGACGTCTATGACCAACTCGATGAGTATATCGACGCTCAATTAAAGAAGCGTTCTCTCGAATAA
- the gvpJ gene encoding gas vesicle protein GvpJ: MEPETESADEGLAGLLNRALNKGAILNADLLITVNDIPLVAVRLQAAIANIETMIEYGIMTQWEPAMTDIDDDYLAEKLETSDEPGLGTDRERKPESAADDGRRGSERATEPKTGQPPNRS; this comes from the coding sequence ATGGAACCTGAAACCGAATCAGCTGACGAAGGTCTGGCCGGACTATTGAATCGCGCGTTGAACAAGGGAGCAATCCTGAACGCGGACCTACTGATCACCGTCAACGATATCCCTCTCGTCGCGGTGCGCTTGCAGGCCGCGATAGCGAATATCGAGACGATGATCGAGTACGGAATCATGACCCAGTGGGAGCCCGCGATGACCGATATCGACGACGACTATCTCGCCGAGAAATTGGAGACCAGCGACGAACCGGGCCTGGGGACTGATCGCGAACGGAAACCAGAGTCAGCTGCCGATGACGGGAGGCGAGGTAGCGAGAGGGCAACCGAACCGAAAACAGGCCAACCGCCGAACCGATCGTGA
- the gvpL gene encoding gas vesicle protein GvpL: protein MTESKSKYTYCIVDAAGTDTRSLGTGIDDEPVSVVVQDDIGAVVHSCSPQAYDTDDRSKAETWVKQHNETIERAGDAFGTPLPMTFDTIFADEDALRTFLDDHKEQIGSCLGDLAGTSEYGVRIYCEEDVLIGETEPADETGSSDSSGMAYFERKKREKQRRQELAERTKERFQSYFPRIEAVVDEIMEEDLDRESDERGRNVLTASCLVADGEVAGLKQALSEIDAEPGIEVVFTGPWHPYSFVGSFGTTASPTDTDGT from the coding sequence ATGACTGAGAGCAAGAGCAAGTACACCTACTGTATCGTCGACGCGGCCGGCACCGATACCCGCTCGCTCGGGACGGGAATCGACGACGAACCGGTGTCTGTCGTGGTCCAGGACGACATCGGTGCTGTCGTCCATTCCTGCTCGCCGCAAGCGTACGATACCGACGATCGATCGAAAGCGGAAACGTGGGTCAAACAACACAACGAGACGATCGAACGGGCAGGGGACGCGTTTGGAACACCACTCCCGATGACGTTCGACACAATCTTCGCGGATGAGGACGCTCTTCGAACGTTCCTCGACGACCACAAAGAGCAGATCGGGAGCTGTCTGGGCGACCTGGCCGGAACAAGCGAATACGGCGTTCGGATCTACTGCGAGGAGGACGTACTGATCGGGGAAACCGAGCCGGCCGACGAGACGGGTTCCAGCGACTCGAGCGGGATGGCGTACTTCGAACGAAAGAAACGAGAAAAGCAACGCCGGCAGGAACTCGCAGAACGTACGAAGGAGCGGTTTCAGTCCTACTTCCCTCGTATCGAGGCCGTCGTCGACGAAATCATGGAGGAAGACCTCGACCGTGAGAGCGACGAGCGGGGTCGAAACGTCCTTACGGCGTCATGTCTCGTTGCCGACGGCGAGGTCGCCGGGCTGAAACAAGCATTGAGCGAAATCGACGCCGAACCGGGTATCGAGGTTGTCTTCACCGGTCCGTGGCATCCGTACTCGTTCGTCGGGTCATTCGGAACAACCGCCTCCCCCACCGACACAGATGGAACCTGA
- the gvpK gene encoding gas vesicle protein GvpK: protein MTIEVDEEELEQGLLGLIMALVEIIKEVIDQQALELVESGVLDDESAEQLGQSLRDLEETIQQIEEEQNVEETASETKEQLDRTVDDVLNTALNPAEWAREIEAQEQRGFTDGIDDEPVADSEHETPATNAGGTEE from the coding sequence GTGACGATCGAAGTCGACGAAGAGGAGCTCGAGCAAGGACTGCTCGGGCTCATTATGGCACTCGTCGAGATTATCAAGGAGGTAATCGATCAGCAGGCGCTCGAACTGGTTGAATCGGGAGTTCTCGACGACGAGTCTGCCGAACAGCTCGGCCAATCGTTGAGGGACTTAGAGGAGACCATCCAGCAGATAGAGGAAGAGCAAAACGTCGAAGAGACGGCATCGGAGACGAAAGAACAGCTCGATCGAACGGTTGATGACGTCCTCAATACGGCGCTCAACCCGGCCGAATGGGCACGCGAAATCGAGGCACAGGAACAGCGTGGGTTCACCGACGGAATAGACGACGAACCCGTCGCGGATAGTGAGCACGAGACGCCAGCAACGAACGCTGGAGGGACAGAAGAATGA
- a CDS encoding gas vesicle protein, translating to MSIEANNAYDSESGLAGAVDRILDKGLVINADITIDVAGTELLGIKVRAALASFETAAEYGLEFPAGTEETKAYAEARARNETCPQCVKRVEKEVLLNDECPWCGWQSARSKRQETETDRVADPLENKRSSNNVDGNER from the coding sequence ATGAGTATAGAAGCCAATAACGCGTACGACTCGGAAAGTGGACTGGCAGGAGCTGTGGATCGAATTCTCGATAAGGGATTAGTGATCAATGCAGACATCACAATCGACGTCGCCGGAACGGAACTGCTCGGCATCAAAGTCCGTGCGGCACTGGCTTCGTTCGAAACGGCGGCAGAGTACGGCCTCGAGTTCCCGGCCGGAACGGAAGAAACGAAGGCGTATGCCGAAGCTCGAGCCCGGAACGAAACGTGCCCGCAGTGTGTGAAACGCGTCGAGAAGGAGGTCTTGCTGAACGATGAGTGCCCATGGTGTGGCTGGCAGAGCGCTCGTTCGAAGCGGCAAGAAACGGAGACGGATCGGGTCGCAGACCCCCTCGAGAACAAACGCTCTTCGAACAACGTTGACGGCAATGAACGATGA
- a CDS encoding MBL fold metallo-hydrolase, which produces MEITLVGTGSPVPIPERGGTSLAVDIADDTVLIDCGPKTVYGLMDSGIDMGEIETVFFTHHHMDHNASFFHFAFTSWTEAGRDALTVYGPDGTDRLVDALYDIYAEDIEYRKDIYPTDGISGIETECVTDGFSRQMDGWEIDTLPVEHSIETYAYRFTEHETGSSFVFSGDTRKLPSLADFAADADVLVQECNTAPVDEDRVPDEDDEFVWPQHAAGEEDLNETTLTTNHCDATDAGEIAQDAGVQTLVLTHIMPYRDLDAMQHDAESVFDGEVIVAEDGLTLTP; this is translated from the coding sequence ATGGAAATTACCCTTGTTGGAACTGGAAGTCCCGTCCCAATTCCGGAACGCGGCGGGACGAGTCTCGCGGTCGACATCGCAGACGACACAGTGTTGATCGACTGTGGCCCCAAGACGGTCTACGGGCTGATGGATTCTGGTATCGACATGGGGGAGATCGAGACGGTGTTTTTCACTCATCACCATATGGATCACAACGCGTCTTTCTTCCATTTCGCCTTCACGAGTTGGACCGAGGCAGGTCGAGACGCGCTCACAGTATATGGCCCGGACGGTACTGACCGGCTCGTTGATGCGTTGTACGATATTTACGCGGAAGACATCGAGTACCGCAAGGATATCTATCCGACGGACGGCATCTCCGGTATCGAAACCGAGTGCGTGACGGACGGGTTCAGTCGTCAGATGGACGGTTGGGAGATCGACACACTGCCGGTCGAACATTCGATCGAGACGTATGCCTATCGGTTCACGGAGCACGAGACAGGGTCGTCGTTTGTCTTCTCCGGCGACACACGGAAGCTCCCGTCACTTGCCGATTTCGCTGCCGACGCGGACGTCCTCGTTCAGGAGTGCAACACTGCGCCAGTCGACGAAGACCGTGTCCCGGACGAGGACGACGAGTTCGTGTGGCCACAGCATGCGGCAGGGGAAGAGGATCTCAACGAAACCACGTTGACGACCAACCACTGCGACGCGACAGACGCTGGTGAGATCGCACAGGACGCCGGTGTTCAGACGCTCGTTCTCACACACATCATGCCGTACCGCGATCTCGACGCGATGCAACACGATGCTGAATCGGTCTTCGACGGTGAAGTGATAGTAGCTGAAGATGGCCTCACGCTCACGCCGTAG
- a CDS encoding beta-ketoacyl-ACP reductase, giving the protein MTAQLLEQPTSLEPPSRQPLAGRTCLVTGSSQGIGRGIARELGRYGATVVVNYRSSEEAAYEVADSITEADTDGTAHPVQADVTDRAEIETMREAVHDTFGPIDVLVNNAGITCDRTFQNMTAEDWHRVLDVSLHGTFNCTQAFYDDLKTVDQGRIISISSVIGKQGNVGQANYAAAKSGLFGLTRSLALELAGTGATANCIAPGFTRTEMVEAIPDEIQDDLRADIPLERFATVSEVAGLVRYLASEQSGYMTGEVIDINGGIDL; this is encoded by the coding sequence ATGACAGCCCAACTCCTCGAACAACCGACTTCCCTAGAGCCTCCCTCTCGTCAGCCGCTTGCAGGACGAACGTGTCTCGTAACCGGTTCCTCCCAGGGGATCGGCCGCGGGATCGCCCGCGAACTAGGGCGTTACGGTGCAACCGTCGTTGTCAACTACCGATCATCGGAAGAAGCCGCCTACGAAGTTGCTGATTCAATTACCGAAGCAGATACCGACGGGACGGCCCACCCGGTCCAAGCGGACGTCACCGATCGCGCCGAAATCGAGACGATGCGTGAGGCGGTCCACGATACGTTCGGTCCGATCGACGTACTCGTCAACAACGCTGGAATTACCTGCGATCGGACGTTCCAAAATATGACGGCTGAGGACTGGCATCGCGTGCTCGATGTCTCGTTGCACGGGACGTTCAACTGTACGCAGGCGTTCTACGATGATCTCAAAACCGTTGATCAGGGACGCATAATCTCTATTTCGAGCGTAATTGGGAAACAGGGGAATGTCGGTCAAGCAAACTATGCAGCAGCCAAAAGCGGTCTGTTCGGACTCACCCGCTCACTCGCACTTGAGCTAGCCGGAACAGGTGCGACAGCCAACTGTATCGCACCCGGCTTCACTCGAACAGAGATGGTCGAGGCCATTCCTGACGAGATCCAGGACGATCTTCGAGCAGATATTCCACTCGAACGGTTCGCTACCGTAAGCGAGGTCGCCGGTCTCGTGCGCTATCTTGCCAGTGAGCAGTCGGGTTATATGACCGGAGAAGTGATCGATATTAATGGAGGAATCGACCTGTAA
- a CDS encoding CBS domain-containing protein → MSLASESQLGETLHAFREYRVTYLPVVEDGVAVGILSLYSFVRTVTSNVTVMLSGSTVRRARSPMSGRISTSP, encoded by the coding sequence ATGTCGCTTGCGTCGGAGTCGCAACTCGGCGAGACACTGCACGCGTTCCGGGAGTACCGCGTCACGTACCTGCCCGTTGTCGAAGATGGGGTGGCGGTCGGCATTCTGAGCCTCTACTCGTTTGTGAGGACGGTAACGTCGAACGTGACGGTGATGTTGAGCGGAAGTACGGTGCGAAGAGCCCGTTCACCGATGAGTGGACGCATATCTACGAGCCCGTGA
- a CDS encoding 2Fe-2S iron-sulfur cluster-binding protein, translated as MTACDDPGHVVELRDADGAVDSLQIPPGESIVDAAESAGIDLPYGCLYGACGTCTARLLEGRCRHLEPPRALKDDVLEDGYVLACVATPETDCTLRVGHDIQAEAIGTPWR; from the coding sequence ATGACCGCTTGTGACGACCCCGGCCACGTCGTCGAACTCCGCGACGCTGACGGGGCGGTGGACAGCCTCCAGATCCCGCCGGGAGAGTCGATTGTCGACGCTGCCGAATCGGCCGGGATCGATCTCCCCTACGGCTGTCTCTACGGCGCCTGTGGGACCTGCACCGCCCGGCTTCTCGAAGGGAGGTGTCGTCACCTGGAGCCGCCTCGCGCGCTGAAAGACGACGTCCTCGAGGACGGGTACGTCCTCGCCTGCGTTGCCACCCCCGAGACCGACTGTACGCTCCGGGTGGGCCACGACATCCAGGCGGAGGCGATAGGGACGCCCTGGCGGTGA
- a CDS encoding selenium-binding protein SBP56-related protein, which produces MSTDQSPSKDEQPTHDHDHEDADGPGYPTPAAMRTESEREKTAYVMALRVGMETDGKDFVGVVDLDPESETYSELIDTVEMPNKGDELHHFGWNACSSSCHAEGLARQYLVVPGQRSSRIHIIDAEDPRDPEIVTVIEPEEVFEYDLSAPHTVHCVPDGKIVISMLGNADGELPGGFLQLDQEDFTIDGRWENDTGEWEGMHYDYWYQPRHDVLVSTEWAAPNTYYPGFDLEDVEAGNYGDSIHIWDWSEKRHEQTLEFGEEGRIPLEVRMSHNPEETQGYVGAGLSSNIIHFYETDDGTWDWDVVIEEKAREHDDWDMPVPSLVTDTLLSLDDQYLFYSNWLHGNLRMYDVSDMGNPRLVDTIWAGGLFGDRQEVQGTNIRGSPQMLQLSRDGRRLYWTTSLFSSWDNQFFPEIAEEGSVMLKADVYPDEGRMELDEEFLVDFGDAPGSPARAHEIRWPGGDCTSDVWR; this is translated from the coding sequence ATGAGTACAGACCAATCACCTTCTAAGGACGAACAGCCGACCCACGATCACGACCACGAGGACGCCGACGGCCCCGGGTACCCGACGCCTGCAGCGATGCGGACCGAATCCGAACGGGAGAAAACGGCCTACGTGATGGCTCTTCGCGTCGGCATGGAAACCGACGGAAAGGATTTCGTCGGCGTCGTAGATCTCGATCCCGAGTCGGAGACGTACAGCGAGTTGATCGATACAGTGGAGATGCCGAACAAGGGCGACGAACTCCATCACTTCGGCTGGAATGCCTGTTCGTCGTCGTGTCACGCGGAGGGGCTCGCCCGGCAGTATCTCGTGGTACCAGGGCAGCGATCCTCCCGCATTCACATCATTGATGCCGAAGATCCCCGGGACCCGGAGATCGTGACAGTCATCGAACCAGAGGAGGTCTTCGAGTACGATCTCTCGGCGCCCCATACCGTCCACTGCGTCCCGGACGGAAAGATCGTCATCAGCATGCTCGGCAACGCCGACGGTGAACTCCCCGGCGGATTCCTCCAGCTCGATCAGGAGGACTTCACGATCGACGGCCGGTGGGAGAACGATACCGGCGAGTGGGAGGGGATGCATTACGACTACTGGTATCAGCCCCGACACGACGTGTTAGTTTCCACCGAGTGGGCTGCCCCGAACACCTACTATCCGGGCTTCGACCTCGAGGACGTCGAGGCGGGCAACTACGGCGACAGCATCCACATCTGGGACTGGTCGGAGAAACGTCACGAACAGACCCTCGAGTTCGGTGAGGAGGGACGGATTCCCCTCGAGGTCCGAATGAGCCACAATCCCGAGGAGACACAGGGATACGTGGGAGCGGGCCTGTCCTCGAACATCATCCACTTCTACGAGACCGACGACGGCACGTGGGACTGGGACGTCGTCATCGAGGAGAAAGCCCGTGAACACGACGACTGGGATATGCCGGTGCCGTCGCTAGTCACCGATACCCTGCTGTCACTTGATGACCAGTATCTGTTCTACTCGAACTGGCTCCACGGCAACCTTCGGATGTACGACGTAAGCGACATGGGCAACCCCCGACTCGTCGATACGATCTGGGCTGGCGGGCTGTTCGGCGACCGCCAGGAGGTTCAGGGGACCAACATCCGAGGGTCACCACAGATGCTCCAGCTTTCACGCGACGGCCGCCGTCTCTACTGGACGACGTCGCTGTTCTCGTCGTGGGACAACCAATTTTTCCCGGAGATCGCCGAGGAAGGGTCAGTAATGCTCAAGGCTGACGTCTACCCCGATGAAGGGCGGATGGAACTCGACGAGGAGTTCCTCGTCGACTTCGGCGACGCGCCGGGCAGTCCGGCCCGTGCCCACGAGATTCGCTGGCCCGGCGGTGACTGCACGAGCGATGTCTGGCGATGA